From Burkholderia pseudomultivorans, the proteins below share one genomic window:
- the hmpA gene encoding NO-inducible flavohemoprotein yields MLTQKTKDIVKATAPVLAQHGYDIIKCFYTRLFAAHPELKNVFNMAHQEQGQQQQALARAVYAYAENIEDPGSLAAVLKNIANKHASLGVRPEHYPIVGEHLLAAIKETLGDAATDDLISAWAQAYGNLADVLMGMESGLYERSSAQLGGWTGWRTFIVREKRPESSVITSFILAPADGQPVANFEPGQYISVAVDVPDLGLQQIRQYSLSDMPNGHTYRISVKRESGGAYPPGYVSCLLHDHVNVGDEIKVAAPYGSFHIDVDAKTPIVLISGGVGLTPMISMLKRAIQDPQRQVVFVHGARNSGVHAMRDRLRETANTYANFSLVVFYDDPLPQDIEGTDYDLKGLVDVNAIKGAILLPDADYYICGPVPFMRMQHDALKNLGIHESRIHYEVFGPDLFAE; encoded by the coding sequence ATGCTCACGCAGAAAACGAAAGACATCGTCAAGGCCACGGCCCCCGTCCTCGCGCAACACGGCTACGACATCATCAAATGCTTCTACACGCGCCTGTTCGCCGCGCATCCGGAACTGAAGAACGTGTTCAACATGGCGCACCAGGAACAGGGACAGCAGCAGCAGGCGCTCGCGCGCGCCGTCTACGCATATGCGGAAAACATCGAGGATCCGGGCAGTCTCGCGGCCGTGCTGAAGAACATCGCGAACAAGCACGCGAGCCTCGGCGTGCGTCCCGAGCACTACCCGATCGTCGGCGAACACCTGCTCGCCGCGATCAAGGAGACGCTCGGCGACGCGGCCACCGACGACCTCATCTCCGCGTGGGCGCAGGCCTACGGCAATCTCGCCGACGTGCTGATGGGCATGGAAAGCGGGCTGTACGAGCGCTCGTCCGCGCAGCTCGGCGGCTGGACCGGCTGGCGCACCTTCATCGTGCGCGAGAAGCGGCCCGAAAGCAGCGTGATCACGTCGTTCATCCTGGCGCCGGCCGACGGCCAGCCGGTCGCGAATTTCGAACCGGGCCAGTACATCAGTGTCGCGGTCGACGTACCCGACCTCGGCCTGCAGCAGATTCGCCAGTACAGCCTGTCGGACATGCCGAACGGGCACACGTACCGGATCTCGGTGAAGCGCGAAAGCGGCGGCGCCTATCCGCCCGGCTATGTGTCGTGCCTGCTGCACGACCACGTGAACGTCGGCGACGAGATCAAGGTGGCGGCGCCTTACGGCAGCTTCCATATCGACGTCGACGCGAAAACGCCGATCGTGCTGATCAGCGGCGGCGTCGGGCTGACGCCGATGATCAGCATGCTCAAGCGCGCGATCCAGGATCCGCAGCGGCAGGTCGTATTCGTGCACGGCGCACGCAACAGCGGCGTGCATGCGATGCGCGACCGGCTGCGCGAGACTGCGAACACCTATGCGAATTTCAGTCTCGTCGTCTTCTACGACGATCCGCTGCCGCAGGATATCGAAGGCACGGATTACGACCTGAAGGGGCTGGTCGACGTGAACGCGATCAAGGGCGCGATTCTGCTGCCCGACGCCGATTACTACATCTGCGGGCCGGTGCCGTTCATGCGGATGCAGCACGACGCACTGAAGAACCTCGGGATTCACGAATCGCGGATTCACTACGAAGTGTTCGGGCCGGACCTGTTCGCGGAATAG
- a CDS encoding MgtC/SapB family protein, whose translation MELMPIELQWHDVLVRIVLALVAGGLVGLDRSESGKTAGLRTTILVCLAACLSMLQVNALLLQAGKPEGAFSVLDLMRLPLGILTGMGFIGGGAILHRDGLVSGVTTAATLWFVTVIGLCIGGGQLWLGTLGLVLALLVVWPLRWVEQRLRRVRTALVKVEFPLGSAAREQLAAKLHDAGFTCRTRSFCETAARAVREEELLVQWREAADTDLKLKQLMRVVESAGLTSVRCSEEN comes from the coding sequence ATGGAACTGATGCCGATCGAACTGCAGTGGCACGACGTCCTCGTCCGGATCGTGCTGGCGCTCGTCGCGGGCGGGCTGGTCGGCCTCGACCGCAGCGAATCCGGCAAGACGGCCGGACTGCGCACGACGATCCTCGTCTGTCTCGCCGCATGCCTGTCGATGCTCCAGGTCAATGCGCTGCTGCTGCAGGCGGGCAAGCCGGAGGGCGCGTTCTCGGTGCTCGACCTGATGCGGCTGCCGCTCGGCATCCTGACCGGGATGGGCTTCATCGGCGGCGGCGCGATCCTGCATCGCGACGGCCTGGTGTCCGGCGTCACCACGGCCGCGACGCTGTGGTTCGTCACCGTCATCGGACTCTGCATCGGCGGCGGCCAGTTGTGGCTCGGCACGCTCGGGCTGGTGCTCGCGCTGCTGGTCGTCTGGCCGCTGCGATGGGTCGAGCAGCGTCTGCGGCGCGTCAGGACCGCGCTCGTGAAGGTCGAGTTTCCGCTCGGCTCGGCGGCGCGCGAACAGCTGGCCGCGAAGCTGCACGACGCGGGTTTCACGTGCCGGACGCGGAGCTTTTGCGAAACGGCGGCGCGCGCGGTGCGCGAGGAAGAGCTGCTCGTGCAGTGGCGCGAAGCGGCCGACACCGACCTGAAGCTGAAACAGCTGATGCGGGTCGTCGAGTCGGCC